One window of the Janthinobacterium sp. PAMC25594 genome contains the following:
- a CDS encoding S-(hydroxymethyl)glutathione dehydrogenase/class III alcohol dehydrogenase, which produces MKTKAAIAWKAGAPLTIEEVDLAGPRAGEVLVELKATGICHTDYYTLSGADPEGIFPAILGHEGAGVVVDVGPGVTTLKKDDHVIPLYTPECRQCKFCLSQKTNLCQAIRSTQGRGLMPDATSRFSLNGQPLFHYMGTSTFSNYIVVPEIALAKIREDAPFDKVCYIGCGVTTGVGAVLFSAKVEAGANVAVFGLGGIGLNVIQAAKMVGADKIIGIDINPARQAIARKFGMTHFINPNEVENVVDAIVQLTDGGADYSFECVGNTTLMRQALECTHKGWGKSFIIGVAAAGQEISTRPFQLVTGREWRGSAFGGARGRTDVPKIVDWYMEGKLNIDDLITHRLPLERINEGFDLMKSGESIRSVVLY; this is translated from the coding sequence ATGAAAACCAAAGCCGCGATTGCCTGGAAGGCGGGCGCCCCGTTGACCATCGAAGAAGTCGACCTGGCCGGCCCGCGCGCCGGCGAAGTGCTGGTCGAGCTGAAAGCCACGGGCATTTGCCACACCGATTACTACACCCTGTCGGGCGCCGACCCGGAAGGCATCTTCCCCGCCATCCTCGGCCACGAAGGCGCCGGCGTCGTCGTCGACGTGGGCCCGGGCGTGACGACCCTGAAAAAGGATGACCACGTCATCCCCCTGTACACGCCGGAATGCCGCCAGTGCAAGTTCTGCCTGTCGCAAAAGACCAACCTGTGCCAGGCCATCCGCTCCACGCAGGGCCGCGGCCTGATGCCGGACGCGACCAGCCGCTTCTCGCTGAATGGCCAGCCGCTGTTCCACTACATGGGCACGTCCACTTTTTCCAATTACATCGTCGTGCCGGAAATCGCCCTGGCCAAGATTCGCGAAGATGCGCCGTTCGACAAGGTGTGCTACATCGGCTGCGGCGTGACGACGGGCGTGGGCGCGGTGCTGTTCTCCGCCAAGGTCGAGGCGGGCGCCAACGTGGCCGTGTTCGGCCTGGGCGGCATCGGCCTGAACGTGATCCAGGCGGCCAAGATGGTCGGCGCCGACAAGATCATCGGCATCGACATCAATCCGGCGCGCCAGGCCATCGCGCGCAAGTTCGGCATGACGCATTTTATTAACCCGAACGAGGTGGAAAACGTCGTCGATGCCATCGTGCAACTGACCGACGGCGGCGCCGATTATTCGTTCGAATGCGTGGGCAACACCACTCTGATGCGCCAGGCGCTCGAGTGCACGCACAAGGGCTGGGGCAAATCGTTCATCATCGGCGTGGCGGCGGCGGGGCAGGAAATTTCCACGCGCCCGTTCCAGCTGGTGACGGGGCGCGAATGGCGCGGTTCGGCCTTCGGCGGCGCGCGCGGGCGCACGGACGTGCCGAAAATCGTCGACTGGTACATGGAAGGCAAGCTCAACATTGACGACCTGATCACGCACCGCTTGCCGCTCGAACGCATCAACGAAGGTTTCGACCTGATGAAGAGCGGCGAATCGATCCGTTCCGTGGTGTTGTACTAA
- a CDS encoding GlxA family transcriptional regulator, with amino-acid sequence MIKHSPQEFPLRTVDIIVYPGFKALEAIGAMKVFDYANTHLRLRNLPGGYDVRIASTAIGPVESDTLMSLHASKALDVNRLPDLAVIVGCHHVEQVLQEIPALAAWVAEAAPRIDTLAALCTGCFFLAEAGVLDGKSAATHWSAVDSLRQRYPLIQVNADAIFVREGKFWTSAGVTAGIDLALALVEDDFSRDIALEVARDLVVYLKRPGGQSQFSVHLSSQMTTHPTIRQLQGWIMEHLAEELTVPLLAARLAMSERNFTRVFQRETGSSPTEFIETARFEVARRLLEDNVSSLKQVAVQAGLHSEDRLRRLFQKKLAITPRDYRERFSSTAR; translated from the coding sequence ATGATCAAGCACAGCCCGCAAGAATTTCCATTACGTACCGTCGACATCATCGTCTACCCCGGCTTCAAGGCGCTGGAAGCCATCGGCGCCATGAAAGTGTTTGATTACGCCAATACCCATTTGCGCCTGCGCAATCTGCCCGGCGGCTACGACGTGCGCATCGCCTCGACAGCCATCGGCCCCGTCGAGTCCGACACCCTGATGTCGCTGCACGCCAGCAAGGCGCTCGATGTAAACCGCCTGCCCGACCTGGCCGTCATCGTCGGCTGCCACCACGTCGAACAAGTCTTGCAGGAGATTCCCGCCCTGGCCGCCTGGGTGGCCGAGGCGGCGCCGCGCATCGATACGCTGGCGGCGCTGTGCACGGGCTGCTTCTTCCTGGCCGAGGCCGGTGTGCTCGACGGCAAGAGCGCCGCCACACACTGGAGCGCCGTGGATAGCCTGCGCCAGCGCTATCCATTGATACAGGTCAATGCCGATGCGATTTTCGTGCGGGAAGGGAAATTCTGGACATCGGCCGGCGTGACGGCCGGCATCGACCTGGCGCTGGCCCTGGTGGAAGACGATTTCAGCCGCGATATCGCGCTGGAAGTGGCGCGCGACCTGGTGGTGTACCTGAAGCGGCCCGGCGGCCAGTCGCAGTTTTCCGTGCACCTGTCGAGCCAGATGACCACGCATCCGACCATCCGCCAGTTGCAGGGCTGGATCATGGAACACCTGGCCGAAGAGCTCACGGTGCCGCTGCTGGCAGCCAGGCTGGCCATGAGCGAGCGCAATTTTACGCGCGTGTTCCAGCGCGAAACGGGCAGCAGTCCTACGGAATTCATCGAGACGGCGCGCTTTGAAGTGGCGCGCCGCTTGCTGGAAGACAATGTGTCTTCCTTAAAACAGGTGGCCGTGCAGGCGGGCTTGCACAGCGAGGACAGGCTGCGTCGCCTGTTTCAAAAGAAACTCGCCATCACGCCGCGCGACTACCGCGAACGCTTTTCCAGCACGGCGCGCTAG
- a CDS encoding polymer-forming cytoskeletal protein: MVIESGYRVTVNSPVTITYNQGLTMRGTATLTAKGDINVSDNPPSRLKISGGSMIANGGTFIAGGQNGQNIVANIIASSIKLGGSPISVTGNLNATGAVTISASSIVNGAIQGGSVSIEADAKVTNGISSTGPINLASRVNVTGAITGTTIVTASAVVIDGSITASTSLLIESASKVTGNLTAPSIQLKSTDLVVTGNVKASQTLVIENKATIKGDIEGGNVTLGDSEATITGNALVDHITLGYHGWVQQTITCKAYTPSNPCSCVTNNSGWPAGSVNLPKCGPGTPTGPHHFQIDHPGTALTCAPQTVTVTACADAACSAKYTGGANVTVSPGGVATPIDSSGVATASVRQYTVGTATLSLTSVPGTTGALVCKRSSDNSNSCNMAFAATGLMLTPTNHVSATQPSFGISAVQASGDQQACVPLFANKNKDLTLACGYSNPASGTLPVFIKGTGAFIALAADNSSACSALGKSVNLAFDDKGVAKATMSYADVGKVNLKATYTGSSASGDTGLSMTGSADVIVVPDAFSVVAIANPQRAGAPVTVSMSALNSAGAVTPNFGNEKPSETALPTLASLVKPTTIEISKPAKPDIQGGVVFKNGSVASSDLSWPEVGTITIAFKLANPKGYLEANTAVLTLPKPSRVSEEVQFIPHHFITELIKNKDADQPKVTDGIATPCAAPLTCANDGEKGRYAYSGQAIGVRVTARALGGATTANYDERNPSAMAPVLLEGLDAATGTISFPPSTPDGSSRLTDGSKAQTTVTGVAPVKFTLGVASPMVAYRFPGKAGVPVKLAPTDVLLRASSTYPGGTVVSSSSALIQNEARMTVLSGQWQVAHGYGSELLPVRLAVQVQYWNGTKWITNLLDSISAFNKSQVVFVNCKKTLDCSKLAADDLAYTVVQGALPQANRLTLLAPGTGKAGRVDVSVGNHPYLASTVGVVVFGILRSGPVIYLREMY; this comes from the coding sequence ATGGTCATTGAGAGCGGCTACCGTGTGACGGTCAACAGCCCAGTGACAATTACGTATAACCAAGGCTTGACGATGAGAGGCACGGCGACCCTGACGGCCAAGGGAGATATCAATGTCAGCGACAACCCGCCATCGAGGTTAAAAATAAGTGGCGGTAGCATGATCGCCAATGGCGGCACTTTTATCGCAGGCGGGCAGAACGGGCAAAACATAGTCGCCAATATCATCGCGTCGTCGATCAAGCTGGGTGGCAGTCCGATCAGCGTGACAGGCAATCTTAATGCCACGGGTGCCGTCACTATCTCTGCCAGTTCGATCGTGAATGGCGCTATCCAGGGCGGCTCCGTGAGCATCGAGGCGGATGCCAAGGTCACCAACGGTATTAGCTCGACAGGGCCAATCAATCTCGCATCGAGAGTGAATGTCACGGGGGCTATTACCGGTACCACCATCGTTACCGCTTCCGCTGTCGTTATTGATGGCAGCATCACCGCCAGCACCTCGCTCTTGATCGAGTCCGCCAGCAAGGTGACGGGCAACCTGACTGCCCCTTCCATCCAGCTGAAGTCGACGGACCTGGTGGTGACGGGCAATGTCAAGGCATCCCAGACTCTGGTCATTGAGAACAAAGCTACCATCAAGGGCGATATAGAAGGTGGAAACGTGACCCTTGGGGATTCCGAAGCGACCATTACCGGCAACGCCTTGGTCGATCACATTACATTGGGCTATCACGGCTGGGTGCAGCAGACCATTACCTGCAAGGCGTACACGCCGTCCAACCCTTGCAGCTGCGTCACCAACAACAGCGGCTGGCCTGCCGGCAGCGTCAACCTCCCGAAATGCGGCCCCGGCACCCCCACCGGGCCCCACCATTTCCAGATCGACCATCCGGGCACGGCCCTGACGTGCGCGCCGCAAACCGTGACGGTGACGGCGTGCGCGGATGCCGCCTGCAGCGCCAAGTACACGGGCGGCGCGAATGTCACCGTCAGCCCCGGCGGCGTGGCCACGCCGATAGACAGCAGCGGGGTGGCAACGGCCAGCGTGCGCCAGTACACGGTCGGCACGGCCACCCTGAGCCTGACCAGCGTGCCCGGCACCACGGGCGCGCTGGTGTGCAAACGCAGCTCGGACAATAGCAATAGCTGCAACATGGCGTTCGCGGCGACGGGATTGATGCTCACGCCCACCAACCATGTCTCGGCCACGCAGCCGTCGTTTGGCATCAGCGCCGTGCAGGCCAGCGGAGACCAGCAAGCCTGCGTGCCCCTGTTTGCGAATAAAAACAAGGACTTGACGCTCGCTTGCGGCTACAGCAATCCCGCCAGCGGCACTTTGCCCGTCTTCATCAAAGGCACAGGCGCCTTCATCGCCCTGGCGGCTGATAACAGCAGTGCTTGCAGTGCCCTGGGGAAGAGCGTCAACCTGGCGTTCGATGACAAGGGCGTCGCCAAGGCCACCATGTCCTACGCGGATGTGGGAAAAGTGAATTTGAAAGCGACCTATACGGGGTCAAGCGCCAGCGGCGACACTGGCTTGAGCATGACGGGCAGCGCCGATGTCATCGTCGTGCCGGACGCGTTCAGCGTCGTTGCCATCGCGAACCCCCAGCGCGCAGGCGCGCCAGTGACGGTCAGCATGAGCGCGCTCAATAGCGCGGGCGCCGTGACGCCGAACTTCGGCAATGAAAAGCCGTCAGAAACTGCACTGCCTACGCTGGCCAGCCTGGTAAAGCCGACGACGATCGAGATTAGCAAACCAGCCAAGCCGGACATTCAGGGTGGCGTGGTCTTCAAAAATGGCAGCGTTGCCAGCAGTGACTTGAGCTGGCCGGAAGTGGGAACGATCACCATCGCCTTCAAATTGGCCAATCCCAAGGGCTACCTGGAGGCCAACACTGCCGTGCTGACCTTGCCCAAGCCCTCACGCGTGAGCGAGGAGGTGCAGTTCATCCCGCATCACTTCATCACGGAGTTGATCAAAAACAAGGACGCTGACCAGCCTAAAGTTACTGACGGCATTGCCACGCCGTGCGCCGCGCCGCTGACCTGCGCCAACGATGGGGAAAAAGGCCGCTACGCCTACTCGGGGCAGGCGATAGGCGTGCGCGTGACGGCGCGCGCCCTGGGGGGGGCGACGACGGCCAATTATGACGAGCGCAATCCGAGTGCCATGGCGCCCGTGTTGCTCGAAGGCCTGGATGCGGCCACGGGCACGATTTCCTTTCCGCCGAGCACTCCTGATGGCAGCAGCCGCCTCACCGATGGCAGCAAGGCGCAAACCACCGTCACCGGCGTGGCGCCCGTGAAATTCACCCTGGGCGTTGCCTCGCCCATGGTCGCCTACCGTTTTCCGGGCAAGGCAGGCGTTCCGGTGAAGTTGGCGCCCACCGACGTGCTGCTGCGCGCCAGCAGCACGTATCCCGGCGGCACCGTCGTCAGCTCAAGTTCGGCATTGATACAGAACGAGGCACGGATGACCGTGCTGTCGGGGCAATGGCAGGTAGCCCACGGCTATGGCTCCGAGTTGCTGCCCGTCCGACTGGCCGTGCAAGTGCAGTACTGGAATGGCACGAAATGGATCACGAACCTGCTCGACAGCATCAGTGCGTTCAACAAGTCGCAGGTGGTGTTTGTCAATTGCAAGAAAACGCTGGACTGCAGCAAGCTGGCCGCTGATGACCTGGCCTATACCGTCGTGCAAGGCGCGTTGCCGCAGGCCAATCGCCTGACCCTGCTGGCGCCCGGAACCGGCAAGGCCGGCAGAGTGGACGTTTCCGTGGGCAATCATCCCTATCTGGCCAGCACGGTGGGCGTTGTTGTCTTTGGCATCCTCAGATCGGGCCCCGTGATTTACCTGCGCGAGATGTATTGA